The sequence below is a genomic window from Polaribacter vadi.
TCCAATGAGTTTTGTAGCAATATCATTATCTGAATCCATATCTGCAAAATGTCTTACTTGAGACATTTGTCCTATCTTTTCATCTAAAGTCATTAATGTCAATAATGAATCAACTTTGTTTTCAATGAGTCTATCTTCATCAAAATAAGTATTTTTTTTACATCCATTTAAAAATGAACTTAAAAAAACAATTGATAGCAAGTAAAACTTAGGGTTAATCCTGTATGGAATCATATAATTTTGTCTATAAAATTTTATTGATAAATTAGGTTTGTAAAGTTGATTTTTATAAAATTTAATGCTTATTTATATTCGTGTTTTACCCAATCAACTTCCATAACCCATTCTTTACCTGACATCGGTGAATCTGTAATTTTTGCAAAATTTAGAATCGCAAACATGGGTTCAGGGTATTTATCACCTTCGCCAACATTTCTATAAATTTCTTTATCATCAACTCTATATACCAAGTCACTACCTTCCCACTCAACAGAGTACTCATGATATTCATTTAGAGTAACATCGAAACCTTTTCTCAAGCTCCACCAATCACCTTTATCACATTCGCCTAAACTTTTAATAGCGCCTGCTGTAAAATGGTCTTTTTGATGATCTCCATGATGTTCAAAAATATCTATCTCACCAGAACCTTTTAAAGGCCAACAAATATTCTCATCTTCTTCTTGTACGGGTGACTCGTTATTTTGTGCACCTAAAATCCACCAAGCAGGAAACATACTTGGCTCACCATTACTACCTAATTTTAATCTAGCTGTCCATTTACCTTTAATAAATTCTTTTTTATTTTTAGATACAATACGTCCTGCTACATATTGTGTTTCTGGATGCTGTTTTCCATTTTTATCCAAGTTATCACAGGGGCTTGGTTTGCCAGTATCTACCACTTTCAATTTTAAGGTACCCTGACTCACTTCTCTTGTTCCAAATTCACCCTCTGGCACATAGCAATGTGTTTCATTATTTACCCAAATGCGTTGGTCTTGCCAGTTATTTGAATTAAATTTATCAAAATTGTCTAGAAAATCTACTTTCCATTCACTTGAAGTTTGGTTCTTATTTGAATCTTTTTTTTCTTTTGGTTTACAGGCAACTATTAGCGTTGCAATTAGCATTAGCGTTGCTAAATATCTTTTTTTCATTATATGGTTTTTAAATTATATTCTTTATAAAATATTATTTTTTTTATGAAGGACTCCGTTGCAAAACACCATTAATTGTCATATACAAATATCAAAATCAGTATTTTACTAAAAATATCAATATTAGATGAATCATTTTTTTGACTTTTTAAATCTGCTAAATTATCATCCATTTCTTCATCGCTATAAAAGGTTTTTTACTTTCAAATACTACATAATTTGTTCTTTTATGACTTATATAATTGATAACTGCTTCTATTTTCTATTTCTTGTTATGTCCTGTTTTAGAAAAATGGTCTTTAATAATTTTTAGCACTCTTCTTTATTGTCCTTTTGATATTGCAAAAGGAAGTTTAAAAATTAAATACACAATTGTAAAAGATGCTACAATTTTCTTCAATTTCTAACTACTTAGTCTTTTATGAGTTTTTTTTGAAAACTCCCTTTGTCTGTTTCTATTGATAATAAATATACTCCTGATTTTAAGCTAGATAAATTATAAACTCCATTAGATTCTGTAGGGTGTATATTTTTTATCAAACGACCATTTAAATCCATAATTTTTAAATCTTTAATGATTTGTTGATTGTTTAATTTAATATTAAAATTATCTGTAAATGGATTTGGGAAAATTTTTACACCATTTTTAATTACATCTTCTGTACTTAAGCTACTTGTAAATTCAAACTCAAACCAATTCATATTAAAACCACTTTGTAACACTTTCATTTTTAACGTATAAATACCTTCGTTTAAAGTTGTTTGTGTTGCAGTTGTTTGCCAAGATTGCCAACCACCAGTTACTGGTAAGTCTATGGTAGAAATACTTTGAGTAACTTCATTATGTGAAAGTTCAAATTCAATTTTCCCAGCACTAGATTCTGCTGCAGTTCTAAGGTTTAAGTTGTAGTAACCACTTTCAGAAATATAAATTAAGTATTCTGCGTAATCTCCAGCATCTGTATAACCAATGTTTTGACCTGCGCCAGTATCTGTTGTATTTTCGGTTTCTAGCCCTTGTTGTGTAGAAAAGTCTTCGGCTTGAATTTTTCCAGGAATCAATAAACGCGTTATCAAATTATTATTAACTAATTTATTTTGAAAATTAGATAGTGCAACATTGTAAGTTGATGTAATACTATTTCCTATATAGCTTACTTTTATTTCATCTTGATAGAATAAATATTTAGCCAACTCAATAACAATTAATCGATTATTAGAAGGGTCTATTGCTGCTGATGTTATGGTTCTCGTGGCATTATTTACGGTTACTTCAAACGGATTATTTGTAAGTTCTTGATTATTTAGAGGTTGATTTAAAACGATTTTAAGCGATTTTTCATCATCATTTGTGCTGGCACTTAAAACATTAAAACTGGGTATAGTTTCTGTTGATTTTAAGAACTCAATACTACTCATGTTGTAGGATGCATTACCATCAACCAAAATTTTTAGTATATGTTTGCCTGCTTCCATATATTTATTGGAAACGGTTTGGAATACAAAATTACTCCAACCTCCTGTACTTCCTAAAGTAACATCTCCCGCAAAATCAACTTCATCTAAAAAGAACTTTGGTTTTCCACCACTTTGTTCTGTAGCATATCTAAATTTGAAATTGTAAAAACCTGTTTCTTCAACATTTACGGTATATTTTAACCATTCGTTTTTTTGTGTAAAGCCAATATGATACCCATTGCTATTGGTGTTGTCTGTATTGGTTTGTATATCTACACCATCATTTCTATAATTCCACCCAGAATTCCATGCTTTATATTCATTTGTAGATAATGAATAGTTTGCATAATCAATATCATTATAAGCGATTCCGTTTGTTCCTAAATCATAATCAGAAAGATAAATAACTCCAGGAATTGTATGGTTTTTATAGGGAATATGAGTTTCATCTTGTGGTTGTCTAATACAAGCATCAACCACATCTTTATAGTATTTGTTGTTATCTACTAACAAATCGTCTGTTATTTGTTTTAATCCATCTATAGCATCTAGCACAGATGGTTTTGCAGCTTCCCCTTTCCAATAGTTAATGATAGCTTCGTATTTTGGATTTGAATTTATTGAAAAAGGACTCACTGTTGTCGCAATTCTTTTCCAAGGCCACCAAGACCAACCAATATTATTGTCTTCAAATAAATTGATAGCTTCTGTGTACCAAACATTCGAATTTTCACCAGATTCTCCCATCCAAAGAGGTACGTTGTGTTGATTTCTCAGATCTAAAACCCACTGAATGGAAGCAGTATCATTATAGGTCCAATATTTATGAAAACTATAGACCATATTGGAATCCCAGGGAGGTGTTAATCCTGAAAAATCATTGGCAAACCAGTTTCCTTCTATAAAAAGAATATGATTGGAATCATAAGTTCTTATTTCGTTGGTAATTCTAACATATAAATCGCGAAGTACGCTATCTCCCAAAGGCCAATTGACTTCATTGAGTAAGTCATAACCGCCAATCCATTCTTTGTCTTTATATCTTTCCGCTAACTTACCCCATAAAGCCATTGTTTTACTTTTATTCAGCTCACTTTCCCAAAGAGAAGGTTTATCTGAGTCATAATCTGAAATGGCAGCATCTTGCCCCTGGCCTCCAGGAGCTGCATGCATATCTAAAATAAGATAAATTTCATTTGCTTCGCACCAAGTTAAGAGTTCGTCAACCATTTCGAAACCTGTTTCTAACCAAGTATTTTCGCCTTGTATAGGTTCAGCTTCTATGGGTGGTGTAAACAAATTGTAATGCATAGCTAAACGCACGCTGTTATATCCCCATTTTTTAATGGAATCTAAATCTTGTTTTTGGAAAAAATTCTTTCGCCAATTAGAGTAAAAAGTTTTGGTTTCTTCTTCGCCAATTAACAGGTTTAACTTTTCTATAAACTCGTGCTGAGTATCTGCGGCTCCAGAAGAATTCATCATATAGCCTTCTTGTAACATCCAACCACCTAAGCCTATTCCTTTTAATAAAACTTCTTCCCCTTTTGAGTTGATGATTTTTTTACCTAAAGTTCTTAAACCTTGGGCGTTCAGAGAAATTGCACCTATTAAAAACAGGTACATTACATATTTTTTTATCATTTTTATTTTATTTTTTATAAATTATCTAAACCATATAAGGTAATTTCTGAGCCAACTGTAATCTGAGTACTACCGTAATTTGAAGTGATTGAGAATTTTAAATATCGAAATTGATCTGATGTGTTTGGTAAACTAAATTCGTGACCTTCTATAGCTTCTTGAAAAGCTGGTGAAGGAATATTGCCAGCTGCATCTCTTGGGTCTCCAATATCAAATTGCCCTAATAAATCCCAAGTTTGTGCATCGTTGCTAGCATATAAATCAAAAGACTTTAAATTTTCTTCTTGATAATGATAGGTAACGCCACCACCATTATACCAAAATGCTCTTTGCCAAACTTTAAATCGTTGAATTTTGATGTTTTTATTTAAATCAATTACAATATCTAATGGAAAATTTAAGCTACCTCCATTATCATCTCTATTAATAATAAAATAACTGTTATCAGCATCTGTTTCAACTGTATCTACAACATCATCCCAGAAGTTTACGGTTAGTCCTTCATAAGCATTTCCATTTATAGATTGATTCGCAATAAGTGTCCAGCTTGATTTATCTATTTTTTCTTCAAACAAAGGTGTGTATTTCCCTTTTTCTTCTAACGCTGTTATATTTCCTTCAAAATCTTCAACTTTAGTAGAAATTGTAAGTTCATTAGCTGCTAAACCTCTTAAAAAAATACTTTCTTGAGAATTGTTTGATGATAATATTCTAATGGTTTCTTCCCCATCGTCAAGAATATGAACATATACAAAGACAGTTTTAGATGCTATGTTTTCCCAAGTTATTTTTACGCCTCCTAAATCTGGAGTAATATCGATACTCTCTTGCACTAAAAAAATAAAAGATTCTAAAGGTGTAAAATTGACTTCTACAAAATTGGATACATTTTCATTCAAATCAATTACATATAACTTTACGTTTACGGGTGTAGATTGATTTAATCCATTTACTTCTAAAGAAGTATTGTACTTGCTTGCCACTTTAAAAACTTCTTCTCCTTGCGAATTTGTATAAATTGCTTTAACGTATAAAATATCATCATCTGCTGGCAGTGAATAATTAATAATACCTCCACCATTTGTTGGTACTATTGTAATATTAGAAACTATTCCTGGTGGAATTGAATCTCCATCTTCATTATTAGAACAAGCGAAAATTGTTAAAATAAATACTAATAAAAGCGCTATTTTGTGCATTTGTTTTTTCATAATAATCTATTTTTACCAACCTGGATTTTGAATTAAATTTGGATTTCTAGAGAGTTCTGTAAAGCTTATGGGCTGAAAATAATCTCTAGGAGAGTTAAATGAACGTTGACCTATTTCTCTAATTTGGTAGTAATTTGCTTCAGATTCTTCATTAACAGACCAACCTTTAATTGGCGTGGTAAAATACTGTGTTGCTAATTTCCATCTTCTAACATCGTAATAACGATGTGCTTCAAAAGCCATTTCTATAGATCGTTCTTGCTGTATAATTTCTCTTAAACCTTCTTTACTTAAATGTTTATTTACTGTAATTGCATTATCTGTATTACTCCAAGCATCTTGAACAGTAGGTATTCCTGCTCTTTGACGTATCATATTTAAAGACTCATAAGCTTCTGCTGATGGTCCATTAGCCTCGTTTAAAGCCTCTGCGTAGTTTAAATACAATTCACTTAAGCGTATCATTGGCCATGGATAAGAAATTGCTTTATTATAAGCATCACCTTCTGTATCTTGGTGTACAAGTTTTTTTAATGCATAACCCGTTTCTAAAAAATCATTTGTATTTGCAACCCTACCATGTGTTTCTCCACTTCTCATTTTTAAATTCCAAATACTACCCCAGGTTCTATTAATACCTCTATCAAAACCTAAAGAGGCATAAAAACGTGGCTCCCTATCTAAATTTAATTTTGCAGTTCTATTTGCAAATTGCGCGTAAAATCTTTGATTAAAGGCAATTGTAGCGATATCATATCTATTGGAATAATCGAAATTTTTATCCTCATCAATTGGTAATCCGTTTTTTGTATAATAGGTTTCTGCCATTCTTAAAGTTGGCGATAACCATTGCCAAGCAGCTTCTACAGAAGATGAGTTTGGGTCTTTCATTAAAGCTGGAGATTGAATTTGCCAAAACTGCCCATTCGTTACTGGGCTTGAGTTACCCCAAACTAACTCAGAATTCCAAGGCTCTGTAATCGCAAAACGATTGTTGTATTGATCTCTAATAAACTTAAATTGAAAGTTATTCGCATCAAAAGTAGGTGGAGTATCTGTATAATAATACATACTTACCCCTTGAGTTATAGCAGCATCAATAGCTTCTTTTGCTGCTTCTGCTGCAAATTGCCATTTAGATTCATCAAAGTTTTGATTAAAAAAATGTACACCGTCTTTATTTATGAAATTAGAGTAAAACTCAGAATTCCCGTTAAATAAAGGGCTAGCACTATATAATAATACTCTTGCTTTTATTGCTTTTGCTATTACTTTATCTATTCTTCCTAAATCATTATTACCAATAACTCTTTCAGGTAAATTAGCAACTGCATCATCAATAGTACTTACAATATAAGAAAAACACTCATCTACTGTTT
It includes:
- a CDS encoding glycoside hydrolase family 16 protein — protein: MKKRYLATLMLIATLIVACKPKEKKDSNKNQTSSEWKVDFLDNFDKFNSNNWQDQRIWVNNETHCYVPEGEFGTREVSQGTLKLKVVDTGKPSPCDNLDKNGKQHPETQYVAGRIVSKNKKEFIKGKWTARLKLGSNGEPSMFPAWWILGAQNNESPVQEEDENICWPLKGSGEIDIFEHHGDHQKDHFTAGAIKSLGECDKGDWWSLRKGFDVTLNEYHEYSVEWEGSDLVYRVDDKEIYRNVGEGDKYPEPMFAILNFAKITDSPMSGKEWVMEVDWVKHEYK
- a CDS encoding carbohydrate-binding protein gives rise to the protein MIKKYVMYLFLIGAISLNAQGLRTLGKKIINSKGEEVLLKGIGLGGWMLQEGYMMNSSGAADTQHEFIEKLNLLIGEEETKTFYSNWRKNFFQKQDLDSIKKWGYNSVRLAMHYNLFTPPIEAEPIQGENTWLETGFEMVDELLTWCEANEIYLILDMHAAPGGQGQDAAISDYDSDKPSLWESELNKSKTMALWGKLAERYKDKEWIGGYDLLNEVNWPLGDSVLRDLYVRITNEIRTYDSNHILFIEGNWFANDFSGLTPPWDSNMVYSFHKYWTYNDTASIQWVLDLRNQHNVPLWMGESGENSNVWYTEAINLFEDNNIGWSWWPWKRIATTVSPFSINSNPKYEAIINYWKGEAAKPSVLDAIDGLKQITDDLLVDNNKYYKDVVDACIRQPQDETHIPYKNHTIPGVIYLSDYDLGTNGIAYNDIDYANYSLSTNEYKAWNSGWNYRNDGVDIQTNTDNTNSNGYHIGFTQKNEWLKYTVNVEETGFYNFKFRYATEQSGGKPKFFLDEVDFAGDVTLGSTGGWSNFVFQTVSNKYMEAGKHILKILVDGNASYNMSSIEFLKSTETIPSFNVLSASTNDDEKSLKIVLNQPLNNQELTNNPFEVTVNNATRTITSAAIDPSNNRLIVIELAKYLFYQDEIKVSYIGNSITSTYNVALSNFQNKLVNNNLITRLLIPGKIQAEDFSTQQGLETENTTDTGAGQNIGYTDAGDYAEYLIYISESGYYNLNLRTAAESSAGKIEFELSHNEVTQSISTIDLPVTGGWQSWQTTATQTTLNEGIYTLKMKVLQSGFNMNWFEFEFTSSLSTEDVIKNGVKIFPNPFTDNFNIKLNNQQIIKDLKIMDLNGRLIKNIHPTESNGVYNLSSLKSGVYLLSIETDKGSFQKKLIKD
- a CDS encoding DUF4959 domain-containing protein translates to MKKQMHKIALLLVFILTIFACSNNEDGDSIPPGIVSNITIVPTNGGGIINYSLPADDDILYVKAIYTNSQGEEVFKVASKYNTSLEVNGLNQSTPVNVKLYVIDLNENVSNFVEVNFTPLESFIFLVQESIDITPDLGGVKITWENIASKTVFVYVHILDDGEETIRILSSNNSQESIFLRGLAANELTISTKVEDFEGNITALEEKGKYTPLFEEKIDKSSWTLIANQSINGNAYEGLTVNFWDDVVDTVETDADNSYFIINRDDNGGSLNFPLDIVIDLNKNIKIQRFKVWQRAFWYNGGGVTYHYQEENLKSFDLYASNDAQTWDLLGQFDIGDPRDAAGNIPSPAFQEAIEGHEFSLPNTSDQFRYLKFSITSNYGSTQITVGSEITLYGLDNL
- a CDS encoding RagB/SusD family nutrient uptake outer membrane protein, with amino-acid sequence MKIKNKIILVFFFSIFTFSSCEKYLDIVPDGTQELRLLFNRKETAYNSLANCYSYLPQNDGAYASYVLLSDELAVPVPKEPNAIRVMKGQQTVSNPLMGYWSGFGAIGRGQGSLWEGIRSCNILIENIDLVVDMNQSEKNQWKAEVSFLKAYYHFLLLSNYGPIPIIDTNLPIDASDEEVRLDRETVDECFSYIVSTIDDAVANLPERVIGNNDLGRIDKVIAKAIKARVLLYSASPLFNGNSEFYSNFINKDGVHFFNQNFDESKWQFAAEAAKEAIDAAITQGVSMYYYTDTPPTFDANNFQFKFIRDQYNNRFAITEPWNSELVWGNSSPVTNGQFWQIQSPALMKDPNSSSVEAAWQWLSPTLRMAETYYTKNGLPIDEDKNFDYSNRYDIATIAFNQRFYAQFANRTAKLNLDREPRFYASLGFDRGINRTWGSIWNLKMRSGETHGRVANTNDFLETGYALKKLVHQDTEGDAYNKAISYPWPMIRLSELYLNYAEALNEANGPSAEAYESLNMIRQRAGIPTVQDAWSNTDNAITVNKHLSKEGLREIIQQERSIEMAFEAHRYYDVRRWKLATQYFTTPIKGWSVNEESEANYYQIREIGQRSFNSPRDYFQPISFTELSRNPNLIQNPGW